From one Paenibacillus sp. FSL K6-1330 genomic stretch:
- a CDS encoding GNAT family N-acetyltransferase, which produces MTMKFRKYKDESDYMALRKVITQKFADPTRRFYPSLADFDYNRAFGGEKFLQSLMVCEIENDTIIGAIWPGHYRILYCFTGPEYIHLEDEIFAWVEQHYCGPSLEDRNGQEVYIWGYIEDLPRVQTLKARGYEQHTWYMYSGVIDLEDVNQEPHFPEGFKVRPIEAGDLEQKVNIMSGSAGLTAPDIEIYLHLMSCPTYRQDLDLVIVNETNEIVGFANIWLDSDNNIAIIEPFGTAPTYRRRGLATNLLYECMRQLKEAGVSKLYINHGGMWTLDPEPDDAMRVYTRVGFQALGNMFVWCKSFS; this is translated from the coding sequence ATGACGATGAAATTCCGGAAATACAAAGATGAGAGCGATTACATGGCACTACGTAAGGTAATTACTCAAAAGTTTGCCGATCCAACCCGCCGTTTTTATCCTAGTCTAGCGGATTTTGATTATAACCGCGCCTTCGGCGGTGAAAAATTCCTTCAAAGTCTGATGGTTTGCGAAATCGAAAATGACACCATTATCGGTGCTATTTGGCCTGGGCATTATCGAATTCTATATTGCTTTACCGGGCCTGAATACATTCATCTAGAAGATGAAATATTCGCTTGGGTGGAACAACACTATTGCGGTCCGTCACTTGAAGATCGCAACGGACAGGAGGTTTATATTTGGGGCTATATTGAGGATCTTCCCCGAGTACAAACGCTCAAAGCCAGGGGATATGAACAGCATACCTGGTATATGTATTCCGGGGTTATTGATTTAGAAGATGTGAATCAAGAACCTCATTTTCCCGAGGGGTTCAAGGTGCGCCCGATCGAGGCGGGCGATTTAGAGCAAAAGGTCAATATCATGAGCGGTTCAGCTGGTTTGACTGCGCCAGATATCGAGATTTACCTTCATTTGATGTCCTGTCCAACGTACCGTCAGGATTTGGACTTGGTTATTGTGAACGAGACGAACGAAATTGTCGGCTTTGCAAATATCTGGCTCGACAGTGATAACAATATCGCAATTATCGAACCGTTTGGAACGGCTCCCACATATCGAAGGCGGGGATTGGCAACAAACCTGTTGTACGAGTGTATGCGACAGTTAAAAGAGGCCGGCGTCAGTAAACTCTACATCAATCATGGGGGAATGTGGACGCTTGATCCAGAACCAGATGACGCGATGCGAGTCTACACAAGAGTTGGATTTCAAGCACTGGGAAATATGTTTGTATGGTGTAAGTCGTTTTCTTAA
- a CDS encoding helix-turn-helix domain-containing protein — MNAKEAALLLGVHYKTILNMINDGRIAASKNDSGDWVISESDLAAREQQIGDKEFATIYTHMAVQIIEKAHNRAIKAAREELIDVARATIKVKENRNELNQQVKRLQNALDAYKAAEAFALTVDSIKKQAEIERHQ; from the coding sequence ATGAATGCTAAAGAAGCAGCGTTGTTACTTGGGGTTCATTACAAAACCATTCTAAACATGATTAATGACGGGCGTATAGCCGCTTCGAAAAACGACTCCGGAGATTGGGTAATCAGTGAGAGTGACTTAGCTGCTCGTGAGCAACAGATTGGCGATAAAGAGTTTGCAACGATTTATACTCATATGGCAGTACAAATAATTGAAAAAGCTCATAACCGGGCTATAAAAGCAGCAAGAGAAGAGCTTATTGACGTTGCGCGTGCAACAATAAAGGTCAAAGAGAATAGGAATGAGTTGAATCAACAAGTAAAAAGACTTCAAAATGCATTAGATGCATATAAGGCTGCTGAAGCTTTCGCACTCACTGTTGATTCAATCAAAAAACAAGCGGAAATAGAAAGACACCAATAG
- a CDS encoding flavocytochrome c, producing MRKHAARVLSIIMVLALVFTMAACGSKENAKDASNGTTTAIGVGSGKHGDIKVEVTFTDYKITDVKVLEQKENEVLSEPVYTQLKENVMQANSAEVDVISGSSVTSKGYLDAIQDAIVKSGIALVAGSGTTDAKQTEESEQTYDVVVIGAGGAGFSAALEAADAGVSVVILEKMPTVGGNTLISGGEMNAPDNWVQHALGITDDSPELFYQDTMKGGDNLGQPEIVKILSEQALGSAEWLRDEVKVEFLSDHLFQFGGHSRKRALIPVGHTGAELITKLKTKAEELGVKIKTNMKAENLLTDESGKIVGVDASTNGQKVTFHANKGVIIASGGFGSNIEMRKQYNPELDESYMSTDTPGTTGDGIVMAQAVNADITNMENIQTYPICDPATGVISLVADSRFDGAILINQGGTRFVEELERRDVISKAILAQEGRYAYQFWNQEIADIGKTIEVHQDEYDQLVREGMLYKADTIEDAANFFKVNVETLKETISKVNEYAKTGKDLDYNHRGGLVSLEKGPYYIQKAVPSVHHTMGGLVIDTKARVLSTEGKVIPGLYAAGEVTGVVHGANRLGGNAISDIVTYGRIAGQEVAK from the coding sequence ATGAGAAAACACGCAGCTAGAGTATTGTCCATTATTATGGTGCTGGCACTTGTATTTACGATGGCAGCTTGCGGCTCGAAAGAAAACGCAAAGGATGCATCGAATGGTACAACGACGGCCATTGGGGTAGGTAGTGGTAAGCATGGTGACATTAAAGTTGAGGTAACCTTTACGGATTATAAAATCACGGATGTGAAGGTTCTGGAGCAGAAGGAAAATGAAGTACTATCGGAGCCTGTATATACTCAATTAAAGGAAAATGTCATGCAGGCAAATAGTGCAGAGGTAGATGTTATTAGTGGATCTAGTGTGACGAGCAAGGGGTATTTGGATGCAATTCAGGATGCGATTGTTAAATCGGGAATTGCGCTGGTGGCAGGTAGTGGAACAACTGATGCGAAACAGACCGAAGAGTCGGAACAAACGTACGATGTCGTCGTGATCGGCGCGGGCGGTGCTGGCTTTAGTGCAGCGCTCGAAGCAGCAGATGCCGGAGTAAGCGTAGTTATTCTGGAGAAGATGCCGACCGTTGGCGGTAACACATTGATCTCCGGTGGGGAGATGAATGCGCCTGACAACTGGGTTCAGCATGCACTTGGCATTACCGATGATAGCCCAGAGTTATTTTATCAGGATACGATGAAGGGTGGCGACAATCTAGGCCAGCCGGAAATCGTGAAGATTTTGTCCGAGCAAGCACTGGGTTCAGCCGAATGGTTACGTGACGAGGTAAAAGTAGAGTTTTTATCCGATCACCTCTTCCAGTTCGGGGGACATTCCCGTAAGCGTGCACTTATTCCTGTCGGCCATACAGGGGCGGAATTGATTACGAAGCTCAAGACCAAGGCCGAAGAGCTTGGAGTTAAGATCAAGACAAACATGAAAGCTGAGAACCTACTAACGGATGAGAGTGGTAAAATAGTTGGCGTTGATGCGAGCACAAATGGTCAAAAGGTGACCTTCCATGCGAACAAAGGCGTTATCATAGCGTCCGGTGGATTTGGTTCTAATATTGAGATGCGTAAGCAATATAATCCTGAGTTGGATGAGAGCTATATGTCTACGGATACGCCAGGGACGACAGGTGACGGGATTGTTATGGCTCAAGCAGTTAATGCAGATATTACGAATATGGAGAATATTCAGACCTATCCGATCTGTGACCCTGCTACAGGTGTAATCTCACTTGTGGCCGATTCCCGGTTTGATGGCGCGATACTGATTAACCAAGGGGGAACACGATTTGTAGAGGAATTGGAACGACGCGATGTCATTTCTAAGGCAATTCTAGCACAAGAAGGGCGTTACGCTTACCAATTCTGGAATCAGGAAATCGCCGATATCGGCAAGACGATCGAAGTGCACCAAGATGAGTATGATCAATTAGTTAGAGAGGGAATGCTCTATAAGGCTGACACGATTGAAGATGCGGCTAATTTCTTCAAGGTAAATGTAGAAACATTGAAAGAGACTATAAGTAAAGTCAACGAGTATGCGAAGACAGGCAAGGATCTGGATTACAACCATCGTGGTGGTTTGGTATCGCTGGAAAAAGGCCCGTATTATATTCAAAAAGCAGTTCCGTCGGTCCATCATACAATGGGTGGACTGGTCATTGATACGAAAGCACGTGTTCTGTCGACAGAAGGTAAGGTTATTCCGGGACTGTACGCTGCTGGAGAAGTGACAGGCGTTGTTCATGGTGCGAACCGTCTGGGCGGAAATGCCATTTCGGATATTGTTACTTACGGCCGGATTGCTGGTCAGGAAGTCGCAAAGTAG
- a CDS encoding sensor histidine kinase, translating into MHSIQRKITLYAGGCFLLLFLALLVAIHIEMERTVVPLNESLTQQIVNARSEQISYWFQQRIGEVEMLATLASDHHLTREELLRESRKLEQRRGHDYESIRIVDLQGNSWTPDSNSFSILNRDYYKELISSNAPCVVSNVIVSRANKAEIVVILYRVEPLVHEDAAYIAAAVPIGKMKDIAQDILVYDGRGSLIVNSEFPELDDSRANMAIFTASITGVPGWKLIFQVPKSQLTQGMTKTQRSALMVGTVVGIFFLILVLLLGSSIAKPIQALRQLMRQVEDGDWSVRSNDKRRDEIGELARSFNQMLIKLYQSQQEKKEMELQMIHEQIKPHFLYNTLDTIQWMAASHDANDVVDIVESLSTYFRLGLSSGSQFVTLEQEFQHVESYLNIQCVRYDDILDYELSYDKHLEQHQIIRFILQPLVENAIYHGIKPLTNQKSKISIRAYKQGDQLIVTVLNNGVDIPKSRLASLQKTLRDGKKDRNEEIGFGLYSVNHRIKLAYGELYGLQISSGQGVTCMTINVPLGGNNSCGKS; encoded by the coding sequence ATGCACTCAATACAACGAAAAATTACATTATATGCCGGAGGATGCTTTCTCTTACTATTCCTTGCGTTGTTAGTCGCCATACACATAGAGATGGAACGAACGGTCGTCCCACTCAATGAATCACTGACACAGCAAATCGTCAATGCCCGGAGCGAACAAATATCCTATTGGTTTCAGCAGCGGATTGGAGAAGTCGAAATGCTCGCCACCCTTGCTTCTGATCATCACTTGACTCGAGAAGAGCTGTTACGCGAAAGTCGCAAGCTCGAACAACGTCGAGGTCATGACTACGAGTCCATTCGGATTGTTGATCTCCAAGGAAACTCTTGGACGCCGGATAGCAACTCTTTCTCTATATTAAATCGAGACTATTATAAAGAACTGATTTCGTCGAATGCTCCCTGCGTTGTAAGTAACGTTATTGTTTCAAGAGCCAACAAAGCAGAGATTGTTGTTATTCTGTACCGTGTTGAACCGCTAGTTCATGAGGATGCAGCTTACATCGCAGCCGCCGTTCCTATCGGTAAAATGAAAGATATCGCCCAAGACATTTTGGTGTATGACGGTAGAGGATCGCTTATCGTTAATTCAGAATTTCCAGAACTGGATGATTCCAGAGCTAACATGGCTATCTTTACGGCTTCGATTACCGGTGTTCCGGGCTGGAAGCTCATATTCCAAGTGCCGAAATCCCAGCTTACCCAAGGTATGACGAAGACCCAGCGGTCGGCTCTTATGGTAGGAACTGTAGTAGGTATCTTCTTTTTGATACTCGTCCTATTATTGGGCTCCTCCATAGCTAAGCCGATACAGGCGCTGCGTCAATTGATGAGACAAGTGGAAGACGGTGACTGGAGCGTGCGTTCTAACGATAAAAGGCGCGATGAGATTGGAGAGTTAGCGCGTAGTTTCAATCAAATGCTCATTAAGCTATATCAATCCCAGCAAGAAAAGAAGGAAATGGAGCTGCAGATGATTCACGAACAGATTAAGCCCCATTTTCTGTATAATACACTGGATACGATTCAATGGATGGCTGCAAGCCATGACGCAAATGATGTGGTGGACATTGTAGAATCCTTAAGCACGTATTTCCGGCTTGGACTCAGCAGCGGCAGTCAATTTGTAACGCTGGAACAAGAATTTCAACATGTCGAGAGCTACTTAAATATCCAATGTGTTCGGTATGATGATATTCTGGATTACGAATTGAGCTATGACAAGCATTTGGAACAACATCAGATCATTCGGTTCATCCTTCAACCACTCGTTGAAAATGCGATTTATCACGGAATCAAGCCGCTGACAAACCAGAAAAGTAAAATATCAATTCGTGCATATAAACAAGGGGATCAACTGATCGTCACCGTCCTGAATAACGGAGTAGACATTCCTAAATCCAGGCTCGCATCACTTCAGAAGACGTTGCGGGACGGAAAAAAAGACAGAAACGAAGAGATCGGATTCGGTCTATATAGTGTCAACCATCGCATCAAACTTGCTTATGGTGAGCTTTACGGTTTGCAGATCAGTAGTGGACAAGGTGTAACCTGTATGACGATAAATGTACCGCTTGGAGGTAACAACTCATGTGGCAAGTCCTAA